Proteins encoded within one genomic window of Coregonus clupeaformis isolate EN_2021a unplaced genomic scaffold, ASM2061545v1 scaf0616, whole genome shotgun sequence:
- the LOC121566228 gene encoding caspase-14-like, translated as MDRYDLSGKRAALIMCGGGRPGSEYDVKRIKEFCKQNKFPESSYRVECKTKEDVTDALKSFRDNLSGDVSCLAMFIMAHGALGHIEVNDEEVLDLEEIYQMFNNSQCPALREKPKLFVVQACRGVKERPKDPYTDGGRSSGAFSKRLLPTESDSMEVYAVPPGKLAIRHPDRGCPLFEEMHKVFTKDSVVNHDVYELFTEVNRRLGQRKDGRKDGYEHDDFMATLGDIKRNPSPVESSDDIGRSLQIVTNLTKKLYL; from the exons ATGGACAGATATGATTTAAGTGGCAAACGTGCAGCCTTGATAATGTGCGGTGGGGGTAGACCGGGCTCTGAGTATGACGTTAAAAGAATAAAGGAGTTCTGCAAACAGAATAAGTTTCCTGAATCTAGTTATAGGGTTGAATGCAAAACCAAAGAG GATGTAACTGATGCACTGAAGTCATTTCGAGACAACCTGAGCGGTGACGTCAGTTGCCTCGCAATGTTTATCATGGCCCATGGTGCACTTGGACACATTGAAGTCAATGATGAAGAGGTTCTGGATCTAGAGGAAATCTACCAGATGTTTAACAACAGCCAGTGTCCAGCCCTCCGTGAGAAACCAAAGCTCTTCGTTGTGCAAGCCTGTAGGGGAG TGAAGGAACGTCCTAAAGACCCTTACACAGATGGAGGTAGATCTTCTGGTGCGTTCTCAAAAAGGTTGCTTCCCACCGAGTCTGACTCCATGGAAGTGTATGCAGTACCTCCAG GAAAACTTGCCATCAGACACCCGGACAGAGGATGCCCATTGTTTGAAGAGATGCACAAAGTGTTTACTAAGGATTCAGTCGTTAACCATGATGTGTATGAACTCTTCACAGAG GTGAACCGACGGCTGGGTCAAAGGAAGGATGGTAGAAAGGACGGATACGAACATGATGATTTCATGGCAACATTAGGAGACATCAAGAGAAACCCATCGCCAGTAGAATCATCGGATGATATAGGGCGCTCTCTTCAAATCGTGACCAATCTGACCAAAAAGTTGTACCTCTGA
- the LOC121563116 gene encoding caspase-14-like, whose protein sequence is MERQMRPGSYDMRGERRALLLCVRDKEKMKENRCGIEVDRQTMEKFFKRFGFQYHIVLDKTAQEMKQEVIDFRNGINSSSGDISCVFVVTSSHGHRDVIIGADKKRLPVKDIIEPFGDELCRKMKGKPKIFIMDACRGSNRDTGVIFDSAADEKLSKEAMAIKEYRSARVPPCINDMLVAYAAMTDYVGVMDSTSGSHMIYNISQVFSSPDAAGEHLYNLFVKANAKMVANTVDVTVDEGKPTQRRERRKIIMTMESTLRKTLYLGSPN, encoded by the exons ATGGAAAGGCAAATG AGGCCTGGAAGTTATGACATGAGGGGAGAACGCAGAGCTTTATTGCTATGTGTCCGGGACAAGGAGAAGATGAAGGAAAACCGGTGCGGTATTGAAGTCGACCGTCAAACAATGGAGAAGTTCTTTAAGCGGTTTGGTTTCCAGTATCACATTGTACTCGACAAAACAGCTCAG GAAATGAAGCAGGAGGTGATAGACTTCAGAAACGGCATCAACAGCAGCAGTGGAGACATCAGCTGTGTGTTTGTGGTGACTTCGTCTCACGGACATCGGGATGTCATCATAGGTGCAGATAAAAAGAGGCTGCCAGTAAAAGATATAATCGAACCGTTTGGAGACGAGCTGTGTCGCAAGATGAAGGGGAAACCTAAGATCTTCATCATGGATGCCTGCAGGGGGA GCAACCGTGATACTGGAGTTATATTTGATTCTGCTGCTGATGAAAAACTATCAAAGGAAGCCATGGCTATAAAAGAGTACCGGTCCGCTCGAGTGCCACCATGCATCAACGACATGCTGGTTGCTTATGCAGCCATGACAG ATTATGTGGGCGTGATGGACAGCACCTCTGGTTCACACATGATTTACAACATTAGTCAAGTGTTTTCCTCACCTGATGCAGCAGGAGAACATCTCTATAACTTGTTTGTGAAG GCCAATGCAAAGATGGTGGCAAACACCGTAGATGTCACAGTCGATGAAGGGAAGCCGACTCAAAGAAGGGAACGCCGTAAAATAATTATGACAATGGAATCCACCCTCAGGAAAACCCTTTACTTGGGAAGTCCAAACTAA